Proteins found in one Amycolatopsis aidingensis genomic segment:
- a CDS encoding IS4 family transposase, giving the protein MPRPGQSRSSSDERLPDRIAIGVLTKAFPPELVDEVLAVTGRGEQRKRLLPARVVVYFVLAMCLFSREGYEEVTRLLTQGLAWARRWRGQWQVPTTGALSQARARLGPEPLKALFARVAAPVATASTVGAWYRGWRLVAVDGTTFDLPDTPSNVDHFGRPGNSRGEGQSAYPQARVAVLAECGTHAIFAATAGPLATHETALVRELFGELASGMLLVADRAFLGFDLWRAAAGTGADLLWRVRANAVLPVVEQFDDGSYLSEIVAARDQYRRADPITVRVVEYTLGTDETVYRLATTILDPQSAPAAELAALYAQRWEIETALDEVKTHQGGSNFVLRSQHPGGVEQEIYGFLLTHHALRSLMHDTAHAAEIDPDRLSFLRTLRIARRQVTDQAGFSPDTSETITTSGP; this is encoded by the coding sequence GTGCCCAGGCCAGGACAGAGCAGGTCGTCGTCGGATGAGCGGCTGCCGGATCGGATCGCGATCGGGGTGCTGACGAAGGCGTTTCCTCCGGAGTTGGTTGACGAGGTGCTGGCTGTGACGGGGCGGGGTGAGCAGCGGAAACGATTGTTGCCTGCCCGGGTGGTGGTGTATTTCGTGCTGGCGATGTGCCTGTTTAGCCGGGAGGGCTATGAGGAGGTCACCCGGCTGTTGACGCAGGGGCTGGCGTGGGCGCGGCGGTGGCGGGGCCAGTGGCAGGTGCCCACGACGGGGGCGTTGTCGCAAGCACGGGCCCGGCTGGGGCCGGAGCCGTTGAAGGCGTTGTTCGCCCGGGTGGCCGCTCCGGTGGCGACCGCGAGCACGGTCGGGGCGTGGTATCGCGGCTGGCGGCTGGTCGCCGTGGATGGCACCACGTTCGACCTGCCCGACACGCCGTCCAATGTGGATCACTTTGGTCGTCCCGGTAACTCCCGCGGCGAAGGACAAAGTGCCTATCCTCAGGCGCGGGTGGCGGTGTTGGCCGAGTGCGGCACGCATGCCATCTTTGCCGCCACGGCCGGGCCGCTGGCCACCCACGAGACCGCCCTGGTCCGGGAGTTGTTCGGCGAGCTGGCCTCCGGGATGTTGCTGGTGGCCGACCGGGCGTTTCTGGGCTTCGACCTGTGGCGAGCCGCCGCCGGCACCGGAGCCGACCTGCTGTGGCGTGTGCGTGCCAACGCGGTCCTGCCCGTGGTCGAGCAGTTCGATGACGGTTCGTATCTGTCGGAGATCGTCGCCGCCCGCGACCAATATCGGCGTGCTGATCCGATCACGGTCCGGGTCGTGGAATACACCCTCGGCACCGACGAGACCGTCTATCGGCTGGCGACCACCATCCTGGACCCCCAGTCCGCTCCGGCAGCGGAACTGGCCGCGCTGTATGCCCAACGCTGGGAGATCGAGACCGCCCTGGATGAGGTCAAAACCCACCAAGGCGGCTCGAACTTCGTTCTGCGCTCCCAACACCCAGGCGGGGTCGAGCAAGAGATCTACGGGTTCCTGCTCACCCACCACGCCCTGCGGTCACTGATGCACGACACCGCCCACGCCGCCGAGATCGACCCTGACCGGCTCTCCTTCCTCCGCACACTGCGCATCGCCCGCCGCCAGGTCACCGACCAGGCGGGTTTTTCCCCCGACACATCTGAAACGATCACTACAAGCGGCCCGTGA
- a CDS encoding IS630 family transposase produces MARIGRPKKAELTVSEADRRELVRGARAATSTQAYALRCRIVLACAEPGAFNKDVAAAVGVSVPTVAKWRGRFIEHGLAGLADEPRPGRPPSILLDQVEEVVALTLEQTPRNATHWSRASMAERTGLSRSTVGRIWRRFDLKPHVVDGFKLSTDPLFVRKVVDVVGLYHNPPERAVVLCVDEKSQMQALDRSQPVLPMMPGMPERRTHDYARHGTTSLFAAFNIADGTVITELHRRHRATEFKKFLTSIDKAVPADLDVHLVCDNLATHKTPIVNEWLARHPRFHVHFTPTGSSWVNQVERWFGYLTDQLTRRGAHTSVAGLEKDVRDWIQRWNADPKPFVWRKTAEEILDSLARYLQRISGAGH; encoded by the coding sequence ATGGCGCGGATCGGTCGGCCGAAGAAGGCTGAGTTGACGGTGAGCGAGGCTGATCGTCGGGAGTTGGTGCGTGGGGCGCGGGCGGCGACGTCGACGCAGGCGTATGCGTTGCGGTGTCGGATTGTGCTGGCGTGTGCGGAGCCGGGTGCGTTCAATAAGGATGTGGCTGCCGCTGTGGGGGTGTCGGTGCCGACGGTGGCCAAGTGGCGGGGTCGGTTCATCGAGCATGGCTTGGCCGGGTTGGCTGACGAGCCGCGGCCGGGGCGTCCGCCGTCGATCCTGCTGGACCAGGTCGAGGAAGTGGTTGCCTTGACTCTGGAACAGACGCCGCGCAACGCCACGCATTGGTCGCGGGCTTCGATGGCCGAGCGCACCGGGCTGTCGCGCTCGACTGTGGGCAGGATCTGGCGGCGTTTCGACCTCAAGCCCCATGTGGTGGACGGGTTCAAGCTCTCGACGGATCCGCTGTTCGTGCGCAAAGTCGTGGATGTTGTCGGGCTGTATCACAATCCGCCCGAGCGGGCGGTGGTGCTGTGTGTCGACGAGAAGTCCCAGATGCAGGCGTTGGATCGGTCCCAGCCGGTCCTGCCGATGATGCCGGGCATGCCGGAGCGACGCACCCACGACTACGCTCGCCATGGCACGACCAGCCTGTTCGCGGCGTTCAACATCGCCGATGGCACGGTCATCACCGAGTTGCATCGCCGCCACCGCGCCACCGAGTTCAAGAAGTTCCTCACCAGCATCGACAAGGCGGTGCCCGCCGACCTCGACGTGCACCTGGTCTGCGACAACCTGGCCACCCACAAAACACCGATCGTCAACGAGTGGCTGGCACGGCATCCGCGCTTCCATGTGCATTTCACCCCGACCGGGTCGTCGTGGGTCAACCAAGTGGAGCGCTGGTTCGGCTACCTCACCGACCAGCTCACCCGCCGCGGAGCCCACACCAGTGTGGCGGGATTGGAGAAGGACGTCCGCGACTGGATCCAGCGGTGGAACGCCGACCCCAAACCCTTCGTCTGGCGCAAGACCGCCGAAGAGATCCTCGACTCCCTCGCCCGATATCTACAACGCATTTCAGGCGCAGGACACTAG
- a CDS encoding AfsR/SARP family transcriptional regulator yields MPEQPNRRQLEFRVLGPVEVYRASRPCTPSAPKQRAVLALLILHANEFVPVNRLVDDLWEHRSPARAVAAVQVYIAALRKALLPRAGAGSAGPAQLIETCSNGYLLRVPPEQIDLHRYRRLAAEGDRALAAGQPERASSLLDEALVLWRGPALADLTDIGLLGRYAESLDCTRLSVIERRIEADLRLGRHAAVADELESLCRRHPLRESIHLQLMVAHWRCGRRAEALAAYQRVRRTLIDKLGLEPGEQLRATQQAVLRGVEP; encoded by the coding sequence ATGCCCGAACAGCCGAATCGCCGACAACTGGAGTTCCGGGTGCTCGGCCCGGTTGAGGTGTACCGGGCAAGCAGGCCATGCACGCCGAGCGCACCCAAGCAACGCGCCGTACTGGCACTGCTGATCCTGCACGCCAACGAGTTCGTCCCGGTCAACCGGCTGGTCGACGACCTGTGGGAACATCGCTCGCCCGCGCGGGCGGTGGCCGCGGTGCAGGTGTACATCGCGGCGCTGCGCAAAGCCTTGCTACCCCGTGCGGGGGCGGGATCCGCCGGGCCGGCACAGCTGATCGAGACCTGCTCGAACGGTTACCTGTTGCGGGTGCCGCCGGAGCAGATCGACCTGCACCGTTACCGGCGCCTTGCCGCCGAGGGCGACCGGGCCCTCGCCGCGGGGCAACCGGAACGCGCCTCGAGCCTGCTGGACGAGGCGCTGGTGCTGTGGCGTGGCCCGGCGCTGGCCGATCTCACCGATATCGGGCTGCTCGGCAGGTACGCCGAGTCGCTGGACTGCACCCGGCTCTCGGTCATCGAGCGCCGGATCGAGGCCGACCTGCGGCTGGGCAGGCATGCGGCGGTGGCCGACGAGCTGGAGAGCCTGTGCCGGCGGCACCCGCTCCGCGAGTCGATCCACCTGCAGCTGATGGTCGCGCACTGGCGGTGCGGGCGCAGGGCCGAAGCACTGGCCGCCTACCAGCGGGTGCGCCGCACCCTGATCGACAAGCTGGGCCTGGAACCCGGCGAGCAGCTGCGGGCCACCCAGCAGGCGGTGCTGCGCGGCGTGGAGCCCTAG
- the skfB gene encoding sporulation killing factor system radical SAM maturase: protein MSATVAGQRPPELDGEHTEHGAVRPDNWGIHLQPNGGIFVDRTSLYYVRMSGLALELALQLARIGTVADLARLRSRLDREPLEDTRRYLDALLSSHPVTESWRTGALAGGIRVTGSTEAYLPLNASLQLTNGCNLRCSFCYASSGDPFASECSADDWTGVLERLATAGVAAVTLTGGEPTIVPEFPRILATASALIDNVDIFTNGLAWSEAAVDFAAALGNVRIQVSVDGRAEHHDLLRGKAGSYRRALGTIRRLTDAGVTVFVAMTVTPANYADVGVVIEQVAEAGARLFRAGRTVPVGRGDAAEFVLSRPQVDAVTEQFVQVRGRGMDIEVAGWDQCADPDQEFAATGLAVEFLTPGYLSWHIRADGLVTPCQVEETPFGDIRTDSLVRIGDPRRLATLRTEVVGCACVRNIRLDETADLPFGLRPGPAAAECAGVCAGATRSGAGQGCGCG from the coding sequence ATGTCAGCCACTGTGGCCGGGCAGCGGCCACCCGAACTGGACGGCGAGCACACCGAGCACGGTGCGGTGCGGCCGGACAACTGGGGAATTCACCTGCAACCAAACGGCGGAATCTTCGTCGATCGCACCAGCCTCTACTACGTGCGAATGAGCGGGCTCGCGTTGGAGCTTGCCCTGCAATTGGCCCGTATCGGCACCGTCGCCGACCTGGCCCGGTTACGTAGCCGGCTCGACCGGGAACCGCTCGAGGACACCCGGCGCTATCTGGATGCGCTATTGAGTAGCCATCCGGTCACGGAAAGCTGGCGAACCGGCGCGCTGGCAGGCGGAATCCGCGTGACCGGTTCGACCGAGGCGTACCTTCCGTTGAATGCGTCGCTGCAGTTGACCAATGGATGTAACCTGCGCTGTTCCTTCTGTTACGCCAGTTCGGGCGACCCTTTTGCTTCCGAATGTTCCGCGGATGATTGGACCGGTGTGCTGGAACGGCTGGCCACCGCGGGTGTCGCGGCGGTGACCCTGACCGGTGGCGAACCGACCATCGTCCCCGAGTTCCCGCGGATACTGGCCACGGCGAGCGCGTTGATCGACAACGTGGACATCTTCACCAACGGCCTGGCCTGGTCCGAGGCCGCGGTGGACTTCGCGGCCGCGCTGGGCAACGTGCGGATCCAGGTCAGCGTGGACGGCCGTGCCGAACACCACGATCTGTTGCGCGGCAAGGCAGGCTCGTACCGGCGGGCGCTCGGTACCATCCGCAGGCTGACCGATGCCGGGGTCACGGTGTTCGTGGCGATGACCGTCACCCCGGCCAACTATGCCGATGTCGGCGTGGTGATCGAGCAGGTGGCCGAGGCGGGGGCGCGGCTGTTCCGGGCCGGGCGCACGGTCCCGGTCGGCCGCGGGGACGCCGCCGAGTTCGTGCTGAGCAGGCCGCAGGTGGACGCGGTGACCGAGCAGTTCGTCCAGGTGCGCGGCAGGGGCATGGACATCGAGGTGGCAGGCTGGGATCAGTGCGCCGATCCGGACCAGGAGTTCGCCGCCACCGGGCTGGCGGTGGAGTTCCTGACCCCCGGCTACCTGAGCTGGCATATCCGGGCCGACGGCCTGGTGACCCCGTGTCAGGTCGAGGAGACCCCGTTCGGGGACATCCGGACGGACTCCCTGGTCCGGATCGGTGACCCACGGCGGCTCGCCACGCTCCGCACAGAGGTGGTGGGCTGCGCATGCGTGCGCAACATCCGGTTGGACGAGACGGCGGATCTGCCGTTCGGGCTCCGTCCAGGGCCTGCGGCCGCGGAGTGCGCCGGAGTCTGCGCCGGGGCCACGCGATCGGGTGCGGGACAGGGGTGTGGCTGTGGTTGA
- a CDS encoding type II CAAX prenyl endopeptidase Rce1 family protein: protein MVELIALGLSAPLLVWLFLRYRACAYPAVAPRGLPGRQEALRQARHAVLRLCGVDVRDWRAFATLWFDDETVEKLHQIGAVERQRGFLHDWGLRGSWRVRFVSNDAGARGSIMVGLSARGAVLLFDIDGPVRQLVTHGAAAKSAPGSAPGGGELLASLDGADGALWTTTRPSGHGELDLGEGTVEYLHRFRAATGEVRIDLSVETVGDVTLRVDSVVDVVAQDVRAVERAEQREALASVGGLLGAVLALVTGVAILAFAGGRAEPYLVLALACPVLLAVLANERAALQNSAVNAYDGRLSWSTFRTVNVLMSVVTAIVSTAVVVIASLAGVVVADRIGLGLLDEPGSQLLWGSWIGLVWLGFGAAGYALLRRAGVAKVSAAPDRSALRHAGVGVGGLLGVTVQSAVSEEVVFRLLGVAVLVWLTDNTLVAAVGTAVLWAAMHSGSAVTPRWLRMGELLLVGAVLGVVMVELGLLAALLAHAVFNGVSLVAPLLARDRAAPVPRGHGVAVT from the coding sequence GTGGTTGAGCTGATCGCGCTCGGGCTGAGTGCCCCGTTGCTGGTGTGGTTGTTCCTGCGCTACCGGGCCTGCGCATACCCCGCGGTGGCCCCGCGCGGGCTACCGGGCAGGCAGGAGGCCTTGCGGCAGGCACGGCACGCGGTGCTGCGGCTGTGCGGGGTCGACGTACGGGACTGGCGGGCGTTCGCCACGCTGTGGTTCGACGACGAGACCGTGGAGAAGCTGCACCAGATCGGCGCGGTGGAACGCCAGCGTGGGTTCCTGCACGACTGGGGCCTGCGTGGCTCGTGGCGGGTGCGGTTCGTCAGCAACGACGCCGGCGCACGCGGCAGCATCATGGTCGGGCTCTCCGCCCGCGGGGCGGTGCTGCTGTTCGACATCGACGGCCCGGTTCGGCAGCTCGTCACCCATGGGGCCGCCGCGAAGTCCGCCCCCGGCTCCGCGCCGGGTGGCGGGGAACTGCTGGCCAGCCTCGACGGCGCGGACGGTGCACTGTGGACCACGACGAGGCCGAGCGGGCACGGCGAGCTCGACCTCGGCGAAGGGACCGTCGAGTACCTGCACCGCTTCCGCGCCGCCACCGGGGAGGTACGGATCGACCTGAGCGTGGAGACCGTCGGCGATGTGACGCTCCGGGTGGACTCGGTGGTCGACGTGGTCGCGCAGGATGTGCGGGCGGTGGAGCGGGCCGAGCAGCGCGAGGCGCTGGCCAGTGTGGGCGGCCTGCTCGGGGCGGTGCTCGCCCTGGTCACCGGGGTGGCCATCCTGGCCTTCGCAGGCGGGCGGGCCGAGCCGTACCTGGTGCTCGCGCTGGCCTGCCCGGTGCTGCTGGCGGTGCTGGCCAACGAGCGGGCTGCGCTGCAGAACTCGGCGGTGAACGCCTACGACGGCAGGCTGTCGTGGTCGACGTTCCGCACGGTGAACGTGCTGATGTCGGTCGTCACGGCGATCGTGTCCACGGCGGTGGTGGTGATCGCCTCGCTGGCCGGTGTGGTGGTCGCGGACCGGATCGGCCTTGGGCTGCTGGACGAGCCGGGCAGCCAGCTGCTGTGGGGCAGCTGGATCGGCTTGGTGTGGCTGGGTTTCGGGGCCGCAGGCTACGCGCTGCTGCGCAGGGCCGGGGTGGCCAAGGTGTCCGCGGCGCCGGACCGGAGCGCGCTGCGGCACGCCGGGGTGGGCGTCGGTGGCCTGCTTGGCGTCACGGTGCAGAGCGCGGTCAGCGAGGAAGTGGTGTTCCGGCTGCTGGGCGTGGCGGTGCTGGTGTGGCTGACCGACAACACACTGGTGGCCGCGGTGGGCACCGCGGTGCTGTGGGCGGCCATGCACAGCGGTTCGGCCGTCACCCCGCGTTGGCTCCGGATGGGTGAACTTCTCCTGGTGGGGGCCGTACTGGGTGTAGTGATGGTGGAACTCGGGTTGCTCGCGGCATTACTGGCCCATGCGGTCTTCAACGGGGTCTCGCTGGTCGCACCACTGCTGGCGCGGGACCGTGCGGCACCGGTGCCGCGGGGTCACGGGGTGGCGGTGACCTGA